From Anopheles coluzzii chromosome 3, AcolN3, whole genome shotgun sequence, the proteins below share one genomic window:
- the LOC120957895 gene encoding E3 ubiquitin-protein ligase Ufd4 isoform X4 — MGDVDPETLLEWLSMGQGDERDMQLIALEQLCMLLLMSDNVDRCFESCPPRTFLPALCKIFLDELAPENVLEVTARAITYYLDVSSECTRRIVAIDGAIRAICNRLEVADLESRTSRDLAEQCIKVLELICTREAGAVFEGGGLSCVLAFIRDSGSQIHKDTLHSAMAVVSRLCTKVEPSGANVQTCVESLSTLLQHEDPLVADGALKCFASVADRFTRKGVDPAPLAEYGLVRELLQRLSNAAGGPQISSSGGGGSAAISSSLGTNSSTHPESSPSAAQLSSSAPKSAQGAMEAGRSSQSIATTISLLSTLCRGSPSITHDLLRSNLLEAMERAFKGDERCVLDCMRLADLILLLLFEGRQALGRVGGSQGQLAPRVRRADSSTERTHRQLIDCIRSKDTEALIESIESGGIDVNCMDDVGQTLLNWASAFGTLEMVEFLCDKGADVNKGQRSSSLHYAACFGRPGIAKVLLKHGANPDLRDEDGKTPLDKARERPDEGHREVASILQSPGEWMMAATRSDVKCGDSGDETGGAGGVGEPRGDPEMAPVYLKFFLPTFCKTFQSTMLASVRRSSLGLIKKMIQYVQPEVLSKLCSSEGLQSYEQSLGTLLVEVIASVLDNEDDEDGHLVVLTIVQELMSKTQNDFLDHFARLGVYTKVQALMGEPSFDGSDNNDVIKSTSDDAKSAAAAACSSTDASGVVTVTPGAPTVTTASGGTASAAVAVEDAKEILHGKAYHWHDWSICRGRDCLYVWSDSAALELSNGSNGWFRFILDGKLATMYSSGSPENGSDSTGKEKVSSDPNVPNEENRGEFLEKLQRARAAVRQGTVSQPILSAPSLARIAVGNWVLQSQKEHQLHINNSEGHQVTILQDELPGFIFESNRGTKHTFTAETTLGPDFAAGWINTKKKKMRCKAEAQKYQLHKLARDLYNRYFKAAQAIPRGAVAKLSKIVHQIEIALEEQQSTSKAALISSTTQQITPPSAGVSWQEKLYNALTELVHLLNEDGVISAYEMYSSGLVQALVAVLSPNYWDLGMNRTKANKYQKQRLSIFKKCMYGGELKTGKNTAAILVQKLVAVLESIEKLPVYMYDSPGGSYGLQILTKKLSFRLERAACEQTLFDRTGRNLKMEPLATVGHLNKYLLKMVAKQWYDMERSSFLYLRKMKEAKSGTMQFRHRHDFDENGLIYYIGTNGRTLEWVNPAQYGLVTVTSSEGKQLPYGKLEDILSRDSVSVNCHTKDNKKSWFAIDLGIFILPTAYTLRHARGYGRSALRNWLFQMSKDGVSWVTLLTHTDDKSLAEPGSTCTWPIDCPADEQQGYRHVRIHQNGRNASGQTHYLSLSGFEIYGKVMSVCEDMDKTAAKENEAKLRKERRQIRSQLKYITDGARVVRGVDWHWDDQDGSPPGEGTVIAEIHNGWIDVKWDHGMRNSYRMGAEGKYDLKLANVDGLMAGGYDLHSSGISVTTAGGGANNNQFASTANVQCELADGGSTASGKKKVYDKSLNVLTSRKSSSTPSLPDATTENRSSVASTEQATSADNLSWKQAVEVITENVLSSARSDLATVGSGGSSNDLSSSVVTSSTATTGNNQEVSVTVHSSLSERGNNIPDLSQINSSTSMLVSDLATITENLSLSDGSAKQSGTATASSAGGQQFVSNISGTGVPVLMGSSSSSSSSSSTEENNKTNNINETNNKINLTSGSGASSVASGSSASSGKAGLSYLQTRLDMMGKMREGVDMLRNNTNNFLSSELLTQSNLLSSVKIAFPPIPPANATTGSSSSTTATTIPGSASYGSSIFVASTSTGTNPAASSGTGAKTPTDKFDVKFNNTATANTFKKVLNEAKQIGAEQPPAPPAPASSMGGRDATNNLKNNIVVVGSTETTVLGGGGGGGSSQDDPNAMDCLMGSVSGSDGVNVVPVVAPSPNSMSVSVPNLTSSGTGANNHSHNASHRTSSHHHHHHNHPDSASQTLANDAQPPPPGLLETFAAIARRRTSGSGSNSNSNANNNNENNNAASHPSSSSSSSSQQTTAAVPINNQLISSGAGALVGGGGGGVLQNNSNFFPRGPNSVTSLVKLALSSHTGLLSTAQSYPSLFSSSSNNNAAAGQGAGNNNNANNMVGVGQVNPLNPALTMSLTSTSSDSEQVSLEDFLEQCRAPTLLGDLEDDEDIEDENDDDENEDEYEEVGNTLLQVMVSRNLLSFMEERTFENRLPTAGKRKSWDDEFVLKRQFSALIPAFDPRPGKTNVNQTSDLDIPAPGSNSATDPTEQPQSSSSGRGALPEPGSGQSSTAISSLPQPTLSLILRGPNINGVNDVEVDLTQSDWTIFRAVQELMLQTTMPKQDKFRKIWQPTYTIIYREASPGSSSSLLGGGGKEDFSSGEEGRATPIISMYSQRSHGSTLSPSSPVPGTPSLSGGGGAGGTGASSGGALSSAPGTGGNQQQQQQYCSVEDVLQLLSQLNSINQSLAATPTNNDKNLMPDVESHYLSPDVFMSKKITNKLQQQIQDPLVLSSGSLPKWCEEYNQTCPFLFPFETRQLYFSCTAFGASRSIVWLQSQRDVSLERQRAPGLSPRHADQQEFRVGRLKHERVKVPRGENLLDWAQQVMKVHCNRKSVLEVEFVGEEGTGLGPTLEFYALVAAELQRSDLGMWLCDDEEPKLIEDEIDLGEGSKPVGYYVRRSTGLFPAPLPQDSDISEDVSGYFWFLGVFLAKVLQDNRLVDLPLSNSFLQLLSHSRSMARGATSQTGSLLGKSGVSDDIMMSSILSEDSDRDRDLLVDSYQSKMAMASDGAWYDGILTQENLQEIDPIRYQFLRELQELVQQKQAIEQNDALSSEEKLQQISELKLNTKTGCVALEDLALTFTYLPSSRNYGYASADLLPNGANIDVTINNVEEYCNLTVAFCLQEGIAKQLAAFHRGFCEVFALNKLAAFTPDEIRKMLCGEQNPEWTREDIMTYTEPKLGYTKESPGFLRFVNVLMGMNGSERKAFLQFTTGCSSLPPGGLANLHPRLTVVRKVDAGEGSYPSVNTCVHYLKLPDYPNEQILRERLLTATKEKGFHLN; from the exons aTGGGAGACGTCGATCCTGAAACACTTTTAGAATGGCTCTCGATGGGTCAGGGCGACGAGCGCGACATGCAGCTGATTGCGCTGGAGCAACTCTGCATGCTGCTGCTCATGTCCGACAATGTAGATAGATGTTTTGAAAG CTGTCCACCGCGAACGTTCCTGCCCGCGCTGTGTAAAATATTTCTCGACGAGCTGGCGCCGGAGAATGTGCTCGAGGTGACGGCCCGCGCCATCACGTACTATCTGGACGTGTCGTCGGAGTGTACGCGCCGGATCGTCGCCATCGATGGGGCGATCCGAGCGATCTGCAACCGGCTCGAGGTGGCCGACCTCGAGAGCCGCACGAGCCGCGACCTGGCCGAACAGTGCATCAAGGTGCTGGAGCTGATCTGTACGCGGGAGGCGGGCGCCGTGTTCGAGGGCGGCGGTCTCAGCTGTGTGCTCGCGTTCATCCGCGACAGCGGCTCGCAGATCCACAAGGACACGCTGCACTCGGCGATGGCGGTGGTGTCGCGGCTCTGCACGAAGGTGGAACCGTCGGGCGCGAACGTGCAGACGTGCGTGGAGAGCCTGAGcacgctgctgcagcacgAGGATCCGCTCGTGGCGGACGGGGCGCTCAAGTGCTTCGCCTCGGTGGCGGATCGGTTCACGCGCAAGGGCGTGGATCCGGCCCCGCTCGCCGAGTACGGGCTGGTGCGGGAGCTGCTCCAGCGGCTGAGTAATGCCGCCGGCGGGCCACAGATTTCATcgagcggtggcggtggcagtgCGGCGATCTCCTCCAGCCTGGGAACAAACTCCTCCACGCACCCGGAATCATCGCCGTCCGCGGCGCAGCTGTCGTCGTCGGCGCCCAAGTCAGCGCAGGGCGCGATGGAGGCGGGCCGATCGAGCCAATCGATCGCGACCACGATCTCGCTGCTGTCGACCCTGTGCCGCGGCTCGCCCTCGATCACGCACGATCTGCTCCGGTCCAATCTGCTCGAGGCGATGGAGCGCGCGTTCAAGGGCGACGAGCGGTGCGTGCTGGACTGCATGCGGCTGGCTGACCtgattctgctgctgctgttcgaggGCCGGCAGGCACTGGGGCGGGTCGGCGGTTCGCAGGGTCAGCTAGCGCCGCGCGTTCGGCGGGCCGATTCCAGCACGGAGCGCACGCACCGGCAGCTGATCGACTGCATCCGCAGCAAGGACACGGAGGCGCTGATCGAATCGATCGAGTCGGGCGGCATCGACGTGAACTGTATGGACGACGTCGGGCAGACGCTGCTGAACTGGGCGTCCGCCTTCGGGACGCTCGAGATGGTGGAGTTTCTGTGCGATAAGGGCGCGGACGTGAACAAGGGCCAGCGCAGCTCGTCGTTGCACTACGCCGCGTGCTTTGGGCGGCCGGGCATTGCCAAGGTGCTGCTCAAGCACGGTGCCAATCCGGATCTGCGCGACGAGGACGGCAAAACGCCACTGGACAAGGCGCGCGAACGGCCGGACGAGGGCCACCGGGAGGTGGCCTCGATCCTGCAGTCGCCCGGCGAGTGGATGATGGCGGCAACCCGGTCGGACGTAAAGTGCGGCGACAGTGGAGATGAGACgggcggtgctggtggtgtcgGGGAACCGCGGGGCGATCCGGAGATGGCGCCGGTGTATCTCAAGTTTTTCCTACCGACATTCTGCAAAACTTTCCAAAGCACAATGCTTGCTAGCGTGCGTAGATCTAGCCTAG GACTTATCAAGAAAATGATCCAGTATGTACAGCCGGAGGTCCTCTCGAAGCTCTGCTCCTCCGAGGGTCTGCAAAGTTACGAGCAAAGCTTAGGCACGCTTCTAGTCGAAGTCATCGCAAGCGTGCTGGACAATGAG GATGACGAGGATGGCCATCTGGTGGTGCTTACGATCGTGCAGGAGCTGATGTCGAAAACGCAAAACGATTTCCTCGACCATTTCGCGCGGCTGGGCGTCTACACCAAGGTGCAAGCGCTGATGGGCGAGCCTAGCTTCGATGGTAGCGACAATAACGATGTAATTAAATCGACATCGGACGACGCAAaatcagcagctgcagcagcatgcTCCTCTACGGATGCCTCCGGTGTAGTGACGGTAACGCCGGGCGCTCCAACAGTAACTACTGCGTCCGGTGGCACCGCCAGTGCTGCGGTCGCCGTAGAGGACGCGAAGGAGATACTGCACGGCAAGGCGTACCATTGGCACGACTGGAGCATCTGCCGCGGGCGGGACTGTCTGTACGTGTGGTCGGATTCGGCGGCACTGGAGCTGTCGAATGGATCGAACGGATGGTTCCGGTTCATACTGGACGGTAAACTGGCCACGATGTACTCGAGCGGCAGTCCAGAGAACGGTAGCGATAGTACGGGTAA GGAAAAGGTCTCCTCCGATCCGAACGTGCCTAATGAAG AAAATCGTGGCGAATTTCTGGAAAAGCTACAGCGCGCCCGAGCCGCCGTACGGCAGGGCACCGTATCGCAGCCCATCCTGTCGGCCCCGAGCCTGGCACGCATCGCCGTGGGCAACTGGGTGCTGCAGAGCCAGAAGGAGCATCAGCTACATATCAACAATTCCGAGGGCCATCAGGTGACGATACTGCAGGACGAGCTGCCCGGGTTCATCTTCGAGAGCAACCGGGGCACGAAGCATACGTTCACCGCGGAGACGACGCTGGGACCGGACTTTGCGGCCGGTTGGATCaacacgaagaagaagaagatgcgcTGCAAGGCCGAGGCCCAAAAGTATCAG CTGCACAAGTTGGCTCGCGACCTGTACAACCGATATTTCAAGGCGGCCCAGGCCATACCGCGTGGTGCCGTTGCAAAACTGTCCAAGATTGTGCATCAGATCGAGATAGCCCTGGAGGAGCAGCAGTCCACGTCGAAGGCCGCGCTCATTTCCAGCACGACACAGCAAATTACACCACCATCGGCCGGCGTAAGCTGGCAGGAGAAGCTGTACAACGCGCTGACCGAGCTGGTGCACCTGCTGAACGAGGACGGCGTGATCAGTGCGTACGAGATGTACAGCTCTGGGTTGGTGCAAGCGCTTGTCGCCGTCCTTTCGCCCAACTACTGGGACCTGGGCATGAACCGCACCAAAGCGAACAAGTACCAGAAGCAGCGGCTTTCGATCTTCAAGAAGTGCATGTACGGTGGGGAGCTGAAAACGGGCAAAAACACGGCCGCCATACTGGTGCAGAAGCTGGTGGCGGTGCTGGAAAGCATCGAAAAGCTGCCGGTCTACATGTACGATTCGCCCGGCGGTAGCTACGGGCTGCAGATACTGACCAAGAAGCTTAGCTTCCGGCTCGAGCGGGCGGCCTGCGAGCAGACGCTGTTCGATCGGACCGGGCGCAACCTGAAGATGGAACCGCTCGCGACCGTTGGCCACCTGAACAAGTATCTGCTGAAGATGGTCGCCAAGCAGTGGTACGATATGGAGCGCTCGTCCTTTCTGTACCTGCGCAAGATGAAGGAAGCGAAGTCGGGCACGATGCAGTTCCGCCATCGGCACGATTTCGACGAGAACGGGCTGATCTACTACATTGGCACGAACGGGCGCACGCTGGAGTGGGTCAATCCGGCCCAGTACGGGCTGGTAACGGTGACGAGCAGCGAGGGCAAGCAGCTACCGTACGGCAAGCTGGAGGACATTCTTTCCCGCGACAGCGTGAGTGTCAACTGCCACACGAAGGACAACAAAAAGTCGTGGTTCGCGATCGATCTGGGCATCTTCATCCTGCCGACGGCGTACACGCTGCGGCACGCGCGCGGCTACGGCCGGTCGGCCCTGCGCAACTGGCTGTTCCAGATGTCGAAGGATGGCGTCAGCTGGGTCAcgctgctcacacacacggacgACAAAAGTTTGGCCGAGCCGGGCAGCACCTGCACCTGGCCGATCGATTGCCCGGCGGACGAGCAGCAGGGCTACCGGCACGTGCGCATCCACCAGAACGGGCGCAACGCGTCCGGCCAAACGCACTACCTTAGCCTGAGCGGGTTTGAAATCTACGGCAAGGTGATGTCGGTGTGCGAGGACATGGACAAAACAGCGGCGAAGGAGAACGAAGCGAAGCTGCGCAAAGAGCGCCGCCAGATCCGTTCGCAGCTCAAGTACATTACGGACGGGGCGCGGGTGGTGCGCGGTGTCGACTGGCACTGGGACGATCAGGACGGCAGTCCGCCGGGCGAGGGCACGGTGATTGCGGAGATACACAACGGTTGGATCGATGTGAAGTGGGACCACGGCATGCGCAACTCGTACCGCATGGGCGCGGAGGGCAAGTACGATCTGAAGCTGGCCAACGTGGACGGTTTGATGGCGGGTGGGTACGATCTGCACAGCAGTGGCATCTCCGTTACGACGGCGGGGGGTGGAGCTAATAACAATCAGTTCGCCTCCACGGCCAACGTTCAGTGTGAGCTGGCGGATGGTGGTAGTACCGCGTCGGGCAAGAAGAAGGTTTACGACAAATCGCTGAACGTGCTAACGAGCCGTAAATCGAGCTCGACCCCAAGTTTGCCGGATGCGACGACCGAAAACCGATCTTCTGTGGCTTCAACGGAGCAGGCGACGTCGGCCGATAATCTGTCCTGGAAGCAGGCGGTTGAGGTGATCACGGAGAATGTGCTGTCATCGGCTCGTTCCGATCTGGCGACCGTTGGCAGTGGAGGAAGCAGTAACGATCTTTCTTCTTCGGTCGTTACCTCCAGCACGGCAACCACGGGGAACAATCAGGAAGTGTCCGTCACGGTACACTCATCGCTGAGCGAGCGGGGCAACAATATTCCCGATCTGTCGCAAATCAACAGCAGCACCTCCATGTTGGTGTCCGATCTGGCCACCATCACGGAGAATCTATCCCTCTCGGATGGTTCGGCGAAGCAAAGCGGTACCGCCACCGCTTCCTCGGCCGGTGGGCAGCAGTTTGTGAGCAACATCAGCGGCACGGGCGTTCCCGTGCTGATGGGTTCGTCCTCCtcttcgtcctcctcctcctcgacggaggaaaacaacaaaacgaacaacatCAACGAGACGAACAACAAGATCAATCTAACGAGCGGCAGCGGCGCGAGCAGTGTCGCTAGCGGTAGCAGCGCCTCGAGCGGCAAGGCCGGCCTGTCCTACCTGCAGACGCGCCTCGACATGATGGGCAAGATGCGCGAGGGCGTCGACATGCTGCGCAACAACACGAACAATTTCCTATCCTCCGAGCTGCTCACGCAGTCGAACTTGCTTTCCTCCGTCAAGATTGCGTTCCCGCCGATTCCGCCGGCCAACGCCAcgacgggcagcagcagcagcacgaccgccaccaccatcccCGGCAGCGCATCGTACGGCAGCAGCATCTTCGTGGCAAGCACCAGCACTGGCACAAACCCGGCGGCGTCCTCCGGAACGGGCGCCAAGACCCCGACGGACAAGTTTGACGTGAAGTTCAACAACACCGCCACCGCGAACACGTTCAAGAAGGTGCTGAACGAGGCGAAGCAAATCGGGGCGGAACAGCCACccgcaccaccagcaccggccTCGTCGATGGGCGGCCGCGATGCGACGAACAATCTGAAGAACAACATCGTCGTGGTCGGTTCGACGGAAACGACGGtgctgggtggtggtggcggtggcggttcGTCGCAGGACGATCCGAACGCGATGGACTGTCTGATGGGGTCCGTTTCCGGCAGCGATGGAGTGAATGTGGTCCCCGTAGTGGCACCCTCGCCGAACTCGATGAGCGTCAGCGTGCCGAACCTGACGAGCAGCGGCACTGGAGCGAACAATCATTCACACAACGCGTCCCATCGCACGTCctcccaccatcaccatcatcataatcatccgGACAGTGCGTCCCAAACGCTGGCGAACGACGCGCAACCGCCCCCGCCGGGGCTGCTGGAAACGTTCGCGGCCATCGCACGGCGCCGCACGTCCGGCAGTGGCTCGAACTCCAACAGCAacgccaacaacaacaatgaaaacaacaacgcTGCATCGCATCcttcctcctcatcctcctcctcgtcgcaGCAGACGACGGCGGCGGTTCCGATCAACAATCAGCTGATTAGCAGCGGAGCAGGAGCGCTGGtgggtggaggtggtggtggtgtgctgcaGAACAACAGCAACTTTTTCCCCCGTGGACCAAACTCGGTGACCAGCCTGGTGAAGCTGGCACTGTCCAGCCACACCGGGCTGCTCAGCACGGCCCAAAGCTACCCGAGCCTGTTCAGCTCGTCGTCGAACAACAATGCTGCGGCCGGACAGGGTGCCGGGAATAACAACAACGCCAACAACATGGTCGGCGTGGGACAGGTGAACCCGCTGAACCCCGCCCTCACCATGAGCCTGACGTCGACGTCGAGCGATAGCGAGCAGGTGTCGCTGGAGGACTTCCTGGAGCAGTGCCGAGCGCCGACGCTGCTGGGCGACCTGGAAGACGACGAAGACATCGAGGACGagaacgacgacgatgagaACGAGGACGAGTACGAGGAGGTGGGCAACACGCTGCTGCAGGTGATGGTTTCGCGCAATCTGCTCTCCTTCATGGAGGAGCGCACGTTCGAGAATCGGCTGCCGACGGCCGGCAAGCGCAAATCCTGGGACGATGAGTTTGTGCTGAAGCGCCAATTCTCCGCCCTGATACCGGCGTTCGATCCCCGGCCGGGCAAGACCAACGTGAACCAGACGAGCGATCTGGATATTCCTGCGCCGGGCAGCAACAGCGCGACCGATCCAACGGAGCAACCGCAGTCGTCTTCGTCGGGCAGGGGAGCGCTGCCGGAACCGGGCAGCGGCCAGTCGTCGACGGCGATCTCTTCGCTGCCGCAGCCGACCCTGTCGCTGATACTGCGCGGCCCAAACATTAACGGCGTGAACGACGTGGAGGTTGACCTGACGCAGTCCGACTGGACGATCTTCCGGGCGGTGCAGGAGCTGATGCTGCAGACGACGATGCCGAAGCAGGACAAGTTCCGCAAGATCTGGCAGCCAACGTACACGATCATCTACCGGGAGGCTAGTCCGGGCTCGTCCTCGTCGCTGTTGGGTGGCGGTGGAAAGGAAGACTTTAGCAGCGGAGAGGAAGGCCGTGCTACGCCGATCATTTCGATGTACTCGCAGCGCAGCCACGGGTCGACGCTGTCACCGAGCTCTCCGGTCCCGGGCACACCGTCCCtttccggtggtggtggtgctggtggtacgGGAGCCTCAAGTGGTGGCGCACTGTCCTCCGCCCCGGGAACGGGcggcaaccagcagcagcagcagcaatactGCTCGGTCGAGGACGTACTGCAGCTGCTCTCGCAGCTCAACAGCATCAACCAGTCGCTGGCGGCGACGCCGACCAACAACGACAAGAACCTGATGCCGGACGTGGAGTCGCACTACCTCAGTCCGGACGTGTTCATGAGCAAGAAGATCACGAacaagctgcagcagcagatccAGGACCCGCTCGTCCTGTCCAGCGGCAGCCTGCCCAAGTGGTGCGAGGAGTACAACCAGACCTGCCCGTTCCTGTTCCCGTTCGAGACGCGCCAGCTGTACTTCAGCTGCACCGCGTTCGGCGCCTCGCGCAGCATCGTCTGGCTGCAGTCGCAGCGCGACGTCAGCCTGGAGCGGCAGCGCGCACCGGGCCTGAGCCCGCGGCACGCCGACCAGCAAGAGTTCCGCGTCGGCCGGCTGAAGCACGAGCGCGTGAAGGTGCCGCGCGGCGAGAACCTGCTCGACTGGGCGCAACAGGTGATGAAGGTGCACTGCAACCGCAAGTCCGTGCTGGAGGTGGAATTCGTCGGTGAGGAGGGCACGGGGCTGGGACCGACGCTCGAGTTTTACGCGCTCGTCGCGGCGGAACTGCAGCGCAGCGATCTCGGCATGTGGCTGTGCGACGACGAGGAACCGAAGCTGATCGAGGACGAGATCGATCTCGGCGAGGGCAGCAAACCGGTCGGGTACTATGTGCGCCGATCGACCGGTCTCTTCCCCGCCCCGCTCCCCCAGGACTCGGACATTAGCGAGGACGTGTCGGGCTACTTCTGGTTCCTGGGCGTGTTTTTGGCCAAGGTGCTTCAGGACAACCGGCTGGTGGATTTGCCCCTGTCGAACAGCTTCCTGCAGCTGCTCAGCCACAGCCGTTCGATGGCGCGTGGTGCGACCAGCCAGACCGGCTCGCTGCTGGGCAAATCGGGCGTCAGCGATGACATCATGATGTCGTCCATCCTGTCGGAGGACAGTGATCGCGACCGGGACCTCCTGGTCGACTCGTACCAATCCAAGATGGCGATGGCAAGCGATGGCGCCTGGTACGATGGCATACTGACGCAGGAAAATCTGCAGGAAATCGACCCGATCCGGTACCAGTTCCTGCGCGAGCTGCAGgagctggtgcagcagaagCAAGCGATCGAGCAGAACGACGCGCTCAGCTCGGAGGAGAAGCTGCAGCAGATCAGCGAGTTGAAGCTAAACACCAAAACGGGCTGTGTGGCGCTGGAGGATCTGGCGCTTACCTTTACCTACCTGCCGAGCTCGCGCAACTACGGGTACGCGTCGGCCGACCTGCTCCCGAACGGGGCGAACATCGACGTGACGATCAACAACGTGGAGGAGTACTGCAATCTGACCGTGGCGTTCTGCCTGCAGGAGGGCATCGCGAAGCAGCTGGCCGCGTTCCATCGCGGCTTTTGCGAGGTGTTTGCGCTGAACAAGCTGGCCGCGTTCACGCCGGACGAGATCCGGAAGATGCTGTGCGGCGAGCAGAACCCGGAGTGGACGCGCGAAGACATCATGACCTACACGGAACCGAAGCTCGGCTACACCAAGGAAAG CCCCGGTTTCCTGCGCTTCGTCAACGTGTTGATGGGCATGAATGGGTCGGAAAGGAAAGCGTTCCTTCAGTTTACGACCGGCTGCAGCAGTCTGCCACCTGGCGGGCTGGCCAATCTACACCCACGGCTGACGGTCGTGCGCAAGGTGGACGCGGGCGAGGGTTCGTACCCGTCGGTCAACACGTGCGTCCACTACCTGAAGCTGCCCGACTACCCGAACGAGCAGATACTGCGCGAGCGGCTGCTGACGGCCACCAAGGAGAAAGGGTTCCATCTGAACTAA